A DNA window from Helianthus annuus cultivar XRQ/B chromosome 15, HanXRQr2.0-SUNRISE, whole genome shotgun sequence contains the following coding sequences:
- the LOC110921296 gene encoding putative cell wall protein, with product MATTLHQVMTLILLFHVIITVLVAGRDIPNTNLNKHEVAKHPESLINHDRGYLIPGVGRGIKPKCKDGFNPFTYNPITGGNNGGILGGHGVPRFGGVGGRSFVPGGDDTFVPNPGFEVPNPGRASTAPGPISN from the coding sequence ATGGCTACAACTCTTCACCAAGTCATGACCCTCATTCTCCTCTTCCATGTCATCATCACCGTGCTTGTGGCGGGACGTGATATCCCAAACACAAACCTCAACAAACATGAAGTTGCCAAACACCCCGAGTCACTGATCAACCATGACCGCGGTTACCTAATTCCAGGTGTTGGACGCGGTATTAAGCCTAAGTGCAAGGACGGGTTTAACCCATTTACCTACAACCCTATCACTGGGGGCAATAACGGTGGGATCCTAGGCGGACATGGTGTTCCTAGGTTTGGTGGAGTTGGTGGTCGAAGCTTTGTGCCGGGTGGTGATGACACGTTTGTTCCGAACCCTGGTTTCGAGGTCCCGAACCCTGGACGTGCCTCCACCGCTCCCGGTCCAATTAGTAATTGA